The stretch of DNA TTCTTTGCAGATTTGACGTTGTTTTGTCATCGCCCGCTCCTGAAACTCGAAATTTCGGTTCGAAATCCACGCAGGGCCGAGCACCCCGGCGGTTTTTGGGATTTGGGTGATTTCAATTCTGAACGCCTGCATTCTCTAAGCGTAAAGTTGTCGACATCACTTCCAATTGATCGACGAATCCTCTGGAAAGAATCACCGACCGAACCGACTCGCCAGACGAATGCCGAGCAATGGCGTCTGGTTCAAGAAACCAGTGGTGGCGAAAACTGGAATAGCCGTGTACATCTTGATGCACACGGTAAAGCACCCCGTGTTACGAACGGTTACCAAGTCGTTTTTGAATCGGAACATTTCGAGGGACAGCGCGCCTCACCTTCCGTTGGACTGTGCAGTTCCGATGCTCATATTCAAGTAGCCGTTCCAGAATTCTGGCAAAAATTCCCCAACGCGATTCATGTTCATGGCGGGGATATTGAGGTTCAAATCTTTCCAGAGCAAGAAGGGTGGATTCATGAATTGCAGCCTGGTGAACAGACCACAAGCACATTGTGGTTAGAGCTAGGGTGTGGCGAAGGGGACTCCAGTTCTTTGGACTGGGTGCATCAACCAGCTACCGCCGCTCCCACGGTCGATTGTTTGAGGAATAGTGGTGGGTTGGAGTGGTTTTCGCCGGTGACTTCCGTCAATGATTCATTCTGTCACGATCTGCTTCAAGATGCCGTAGAAGGTCCGCGAAATTTTTTTCGCAAACGTGAATCAATTGACGAGTACGGTTGGCGAAATTTTGGCGATACGTGGGCCGATCATGAAGAAGCATACGCCACCCAACCTAAACCGCTGATATCCCATTTCAACAATCAATATGATTTACTGCACGGTTTGCTTCGGCAGTACCTCCTATCGGGCGACAATCGATGGTGGGAATTGGCCTCACCACTCGCACGCCACATCATCGACATCGACATTTACCACACCCAACTAGATCGATCGGTTTATAATGGAGGGTTGTTCTGGCACACTGCACATTACCTCGACGCGGGCACTTGTACGCACCGCAGTATGTCGCGAACGATGTTAGGTCAACGGCATCCTGCGGGCGGTGGCGGTCCTGGGAACGAACACAACTATACGACCGGGCTGTTGCTCTATTATTTCCTGACCGGTGACCAACGCAGCAAAGAATCCGTTCTTTCGCTGGCTGATTGGGTGATCGCAATGGACGACGGCAGCCAACATCTATTAGCGCCACTCAGTAGTGCACCGACGGGAAACGCGAGTTCTACGTCGGAGGCTGATTTCCATGGTCCAGGGCGTGGTGCAGGTAATTCAATCAATGCACTACTGGATGCATGGCAGTTAACGCACGATGAAAAGTATTTGCAGAAGACCACTGAACTGATTTTTCGTGTGGTTCACCCCAACGACTGTCCGCAGGAATTGCAATTGGACAATGCTGAACTTCGCTGGTCGTACACCGTTTGCTTGCAGTCATTGATCCGATATTTAGAAATAGCCGGTACGCAAAGTCACGAAGTGAATGCTTACGTCCGTGCTTGCTTGGATCAGTATGGGCATTGGATGCTAGAGAATGAATCGCTTTACTTGGATGCACCGGAGCAATTGGAGTTTCCGACCGAGACTTGGGCGGCGCAAGATTTACGAAAGGGAACGACGTTGATGTTGATTGGTCACTCCGTCGTGGGCGGCGAAGAAGGCGAGAAGATGTTTGCAAGAGGACGCGATTTGTTTGGTACGGCTTGGGCCCAGTTGCAAACGTTCAACACACGTGATTTCACACGCCCCCTTGCGATCGCGTTACAGCAACTTCCGATTTTTCAGTATGCGTCGTCAATTGGTTCACGCTTGCAAACCAGCGAAGGCACAACATCATCAAGCAGTTGGCAACCCAAGCAGATTTTTCGCTCGCAAAAGCAACGGATTCGCGAGCAGTTGCGATCGCCTCGGGACATGGTCACGATGCTCGGGCAGGCACTGCGTCCAAGACCCTGGATACGATCGTTTCGTCAAACCAGTTTGGCGACGCGACTCAATCGGTATTTTTCGCGTTGAAGATCGTACCGTCATCCAGTGCAAGGCCCTGTCGATTCGAATAGGATCCCTCTGGCCTCCGATTTCAGCCGTCTTCTCATTTTGTCGTGGAGCAAAAATTGTGGTAACAAATAGAATTTGCATGGAAAACCTTGCCTCCGTTGTGCTGTTGCTCTTCACGCCGCTGTTCGGTGGCGGTTGCGACGAAGTTGTCATCACCTCCGCCCAAATTTCTCCAGGTGACGCTAATCACGAAGCATCGGATCCGAGCACGAGCAAAACGATTGATGTTCTGACTGAGTCTGCGAGTAGCGGTCTCGACAACGAGGTGGTCGATGGCAGGTCGTCCGACTTAGTGACCGGCCAACCGAACGGACCGGCGAAAGTATTTGGATGCCTCGAGTACCTCGGTGCTTTCCGAATTAAGCAGGGCGACATTGCCCGAGATTTGAGTGCGGCCACAACTCTGATTGCTCCGCACCCTGATGGGAAACGGCTCTATCTTGCCACCGGACGGGCACAGTCGGCAACCCGCGTTTATATCATCGACGTTCCGGAGCCATCGTTATTGGATCCTCATGCGGATCCCAATCAGACTCCCTCGGTTCCGTGCCCTGACCAGCGTTTTGAGGTTTTATCTGATTACGTTGCGAACGCCAATCAAGGCTTCTCGTCGGGCCTGTCTGGCATGTGCTGCGCTGAGGGGCGTCTATTCCTAAACTTTGCGAGAGGCTATCACGTTCAAGGAGACATCGTACCCTCGTTGGCAGAATACGATCCACACACCTTACAGAGAATCTCGCCGTTTAAAACGATGGATCGGAAGACGTTCACAGGCCAGCACCCATCGGACCCCAATGGACGACTTACACCTTTAGCGGGGACGCCGCTCGCAAAGTACGGAGATTTTCTGGCGCGAGCCTCCTGGCTTGACAAGGCATATGGGCCACGGCAGTCCATACTAAGGGTTTCCGGTGATTCTCTTTTATGGTCAAAACTCATCTATTACACAGGAGATTGTCAGCACTCGCTCGCAACGAACTACATGTCAGACGGCAGCGGCGTGTTTATTGACGACTATTTCGTCTGGCCGCACCGAAATGGCGTTGGTGGATGGTACGGGATGGCAGATGGAACAGATGGCTTTGGGAATTTTGTTGCAAAGCCTGAAAATTGGATTCCCGATATGTCGCAACCGGATAAGGGACACCACGCATCGCCGGTCCATGCATATCTTGCTTTCGCTCAGGCGAAAGAACTGATTGAAGTGTGCGAAGGAACTCGACTTGCGTCGGATGTGAACATAACGTTCGAGGATATCACATCCATTTTGTGGGACACTTCCGTTGATAGCGAA from Novipirellula artificiosorum encodes:
- a CDS encoding glycoside hydrolase family protein yields the protein MSTSLPIDRRILWKESPTEPTRQTNAEQWRLVQETSGGENWNSRVHLDAHGKAPRVTNGYQVVFESEHFEGQRASPSVGLCSSDAHIQVAVPEFWQKFPNAIHVHGGDIEVQIFPEQEGWIHELQPGEQTTSTLWLELGCGEGDSSSLDWVHQPATAAPTVDCLRNSGGLEWFSPVTSVNDSFCHDLLQDAVEGPRNFFRKRESIDEYGWRNFGDTWADHEEAYATQPKPLISHFNNQYDLLHGLLRQYLLSGDNRWWELASPLARHIIDIDIYHTQLDRSVYNGGLFWHTAHYLDAGTCTHRSMSRTMLGQRHPAGGGGPGNEHNYTTGLLLYYFLTGDQRSKESVLSLADWVIAMDDGSQHLLAPLSSAPTGNASSTSEADFHGPGRGAGNSINALLDAWQLTHDEKYLQKTTELIFRVVHPNDCPQELQLDNAELRWSYTVCLQSLIRYLEIAGTQSHEVNAYVRACLDQYGHWMLENESLYLDAPEQLEFPTETWAAQDLRKGTTLMLIGHSVVGGEEGEKMFARGRDLFGTAWAQLQTFNTRDFTRPLAIALQQLPIFQYASSIGSRLQTSEGTTSSSSWQPKQIFRSQKQRIREQLRSPRDMVTMLGQALRPRPWIRSFRQTSLATRLNRYFSR